One part of the Dyadobacter sp. 676 genome encodes these proteins:
- a CDS encoding SRPBCC domain-containing protein has protein sequence MKRDIKLKWFYPHPPEMIWECLTNPEILAKWSPMKDFKPEIGFECQTQQKPRPAQNWDGIMYHKILEIEPLKRLSYSFKGGPKPGVVTLDTVVTWILVPRDGGTELQLEHTGFTGAKNLLTSFIMEMGWKKIVNKGFKKAFEARFA, from the coding sequence ATGAAACGCGATATCAAGCTCAAATGGTTTTACCCTCATCCGCCCGAAATGATCTGGGAATGTCTGACCAACCCGGAAATTCTCGCCAAGTGGAGCCCTATGAAGGATTTCAAACCGGAAATCGGCTTTGAATGTCAGACCCAGCAGAAGCCGCGGCCCGCACAGAACTGGGATGGCATTATGTATCACAAAATCCTGGAAATCGAGCCGTTGAAACGACTTTCGTACAGTTTCAAAGGCGGCCCGAAGCCCGGAGTCGTGACGCTGGACACCGTCGTGACGTGGATTCTCGTGCCCAGGGACGGCGGTACGGAGCTGCAACTCGAACACACCGGCTTTACGGGCGCCAAGAACCTCCTGACCAGCTTCATCATGGAAATGGGCTGGAAGAAAATCGTCAACAAAGGGTTCAAAAAAGCATTTGAAGCACGTTTCGCATGA
- a CDS encoding methyltransferase domain-containing protein, whose translation MVNNYDRIASRYDKLSRLIFGKSIVRAQQALLPLITPPARVLVVGGGTGWIIEEMGRIHPSGLAIDYVEISSNMLELARKRDSRHNKVTFIHAAIEDYNALSSYDVIMTPFLFDNFSHVRAQKVFRKLDSMLKNGALWLFTDFHIDKGINRLWQKALLRSMYIFFRNISQVEADQLPDMRALFNTHFQTVFETFHFRRFIRSAAYRKSGDGGAAAKNKPLVENDDR comes from the coding sequence ATGGTGAACAACTACGACCGCATTGCGTCCCGTTACGACAAGCTGAGCAGGCTGATATTCGGGAAATCCATTGTGCGGGCCCAGCAAGCGTTGCTACCGCTCATAACGCCTCCCGCACGCGTGCTCGTCGTGGGCGGGGGCACGGGCTGGATCATCGAAGAAATGGGGCGCATTCATCCGTCGGGACTGGCGATCGATTACGTGGAAATCTCTTCAAATATGTTGGAGTTGGCGCGAAAAAGGGATTCCAGGCACAATAAGGTCACATTCATTCACGCCGCTATCGAAGATTATAACGCACTGTCGTCATATGACGTAATCATGACGCCGTTTCTTTTCGACAATTTCAGTCACGTACGCGCGCAGAAAGTTTTCCGGAAGTTGGACAGCATGCTAAAAAACGGCGCATTATGGCTATTTACAGACTTTCATATCGACAAAGGCATCAATCGTCTTTGGCAGAAAGCCCTGCTACGGTCCATGTATATTTTTTTCAGGAACATTAGTCAGGTGGAAGCCGATCAATTGCCTGATATGCGGGCCCTTTTTAATACACACTTTCAGACCGTTTTCGAGACTTTCCATTTCAGGCGTTTCATCCGGTCGGCGGCCTATCGCAAATCAGGCGACGGCGGTGCGGCGGCCAAAAATAAACCGCTCGTTGAAAATGACGATCGATAG
- a CDS encoding EamA family transporter — protein sequence MRFSKYYLTALVSFMIWGFFSLALKPLKAYPSLDILFYRVFMCAAVMAVISLFMRGKVLRESIATFKAMPQARKRQVAFLTLIGGVLLTANWFFFIYVMNHISVKAASFAYLVCPIMTTVIAFFILDEKLSKWQWTAVLLSVASCILLSFNNIADILYSLIVAASYAFYLVSQRKNTGIDKFLVLTIQIIFSALLLLPFYPKYSSALPTEMSFYVLITLIAIVFTIIPLFMNLYALQGVTSSTMGILLYINPLMNFVIALFYFHEPINTIQITAYSLILLSIVIFNERFIFGRRTAVA from the coding sequence ATGAGATTTTCCAAATACTACCTCACCGCACTAGTTTCCTTTATGATCTGGGGTTTTTTCAGTCTGGCGTTGAAGCCGCTGAAAGCGTACCCTTCGCTCGACATTCTCTTTTACCGGGTATTCATGTGCGCGGCGGTGATGGCGGTGATCAGCCTGTTTATGCGTGGGAAAGTGTTGCGCGAGAGTATCGCCACGTTCAAGGCAATGCCGCAGGCCAGGAAAAGGCAGGTGGCTTTCCTGACGTTGATCGGCGGGGTGTTGTTGACGGCCAACTGGTTTTTCTTCATTTATGTGATGAACCACATCAGCGTAAAAGCAGCGTCGTTTGCGTACCTTGTTTGCCCGATCATGACGACCGTTATCGCTTTTTTTATACTGGATGAAAAGCTCAGTAAATGGCAATGGACAGCCGTCTTACTCAGCGTTGCAAGCTGTATTTTGTTGTCATTCAATAATATAGCGGATATTCTTTACAGTCTTATCGTGGCTGCTTCCTACGCGTTTTACCTGGTAAGCCAGCGCAAAAATACCGGTATCGACAAGTTTCTGGTGCTCACAATCCAGATCATATTTTCGGCATTGCTGCTGCTGCCTTTTTACCCGAAATACAGCTCGGCCTTGCCAACGGAAATGTCGTTTTATGTGTTAATCACGCTGATAGCCATCGTTTTTACGATCATTCCGTTGTTCATGAACCTCTACGCTTTGCAGGGGGTAACGTCTTCGACGATGGGTATTTTGTTGTATATCAATCCATTGATGAACTTTGTGATCGCATTGTTCTATTTTCATGAGCCTATCAACACGATCCAGATCACGGCCTATTCGCTGATCCTGCTATCGATCGTCATTTTCAACGAGCGGTTTATTTTTGGCCGCCGCACCGCCGTCGCCTGA
- a CDS encoding metalloregulator ArsR/SmtB family transcription factor: MSTETIDAFQALADRGRREILMMVAEKKRTINSIAENFDISRPAVSKHIKILQNAGFIDIEEKGRERYCVLNQDGFSEVRRWIDLFEEYWTAQFKSLESYLANRAPASET, encoded by the coding sequence ATGAGTACAGAAACAATCGATGCCTTTCAGGCGCTCGCGGACCGCGGCCGGAGGGAGATATTAATGATGGTAGCCGAAAAGAAGCGCACGATCAATTCCATTGCCGAGAACTTCGACATCAGCCGGCCGGCCGTTTCCAAACATATTAAAATCCTGCAAAACGCCGGGTTTATCGATATCGAGGAAAAGGGCCGGGAACGATATTGCGTGCTGAATCAGGATGGTTTTAGCGAGGTTCGGCGATGGATCGATTTGTTTGAAGAATATTGGACGGCACAGTTCAAAAGTCTGGAAAGTTACCTGGCCAACCGTGCCCCCGCTTCCGAAACGTAA
- a CDS encoding M20/M25/M40 family metallo-hydrolase, with protein sequence MKKIYSILTLCILCWAGSDRTGLVFAQSIELASQDPVVTNIVKEATENSQLEKLAHELMDVIGPRLVGSPQMQQAHDWAVAKYKSWNIAARNEKWGEWRGWERGVSHIDMVAPRVKSLEGMQLAWSPGTNGKTVTADVVILPDVADSLAFRKWLPSAKGKFVLISMNQPTGRPDYNWQEFATKESFEKMKKDRDLQAESWANRLKKTGYTSRTLPLALEKAGAAGVVMSYWSKGFGANKIFGAYTKTIPTVDISLEDYGLLYRLAESGHTPKISVRADARETGISPTFNTIGEIKGTEKPNEYVILSAHFDSWDGGSGATDNGTGTLVMMEAMRILKKVYPNPKRTILVGHWGSEEQGLNGSRAFVEDHPDIVQNIQAVFNQDNGTGRVVNLSGQGFLNAYEYLGRWLSRVPEPIRTPIETKFPGTPGTGGSDFASFVAAGAPAFSLSSLSWSYGTYTWHTNRDTYDKIVFDDVRGNAILAAVLAYQASEDPARTSREKSVLPVDAKGMPGAWPEPRKPVRRGGLD encoded by the coding sequence ATGAAAAAAATCTATTCGATCCTGACACTTTGCATTTTGTGTTGGGCCGGATCTGACCGGACAGGACTTGTTTTTGCGCAAAGTATAGAATTGGCTTCGCAAGATCCCGTCGTAACAAATATTGTGAAAGAAGCGACTGAAAATTCACAGCTCGAAAAACTCGCCCACGAACTAATGGATGTGATCGGGCCGAGGCTCGTCGGCTCACCGCAAATGCAGCAGGCGCACGACTGGGCCGTAGCCAAATATAAAAGCTGGAATATCGCCGCGAGAAACGAAAAATGGGGCGAGTGGCGGGGATGGGAACGTGGCGTATCGCATATCGATATGGTGGCGCCGCGCGTGAAATCGCTGGAAGGAATGCAACTTGCATGGAGCCCTGGGACGAACGGTAAAACTGTAACCGCCGATGTGGTGATCCTCCCCGATGTGGCCGATTCGTTGGCCTTCCGGAAATGGTTACCGTCGGCGAAAGGCAAATTTGTGCTCATCAGCATGAATCAGCCTACCGGTCGCCCCGACTACAACTGGCAGGAGTTTGCTACCAAGGAGTCGTTCGAAAAAATGAAAAAGGACCGTGACCTGCAAGCCGAATCCTGGGCTAACCGTTTGAAAAAGACGGGTTATACGAGCCGGACTTTGCCGCTCGCGTTGGAAAAGGCAGGCGCAGCCGGTGTGGTGATGTCGTATTGGTCAAAGGGTTTCGGCGCTAACAAGATATTCGGGGCCTACACGAAAACCATCCCGACTGTGGATATTTCGCTTGAAGATTACGGATTGCTTTACCGTTTGGCGGAATCGGGGCACACGCCCAAAATCAGCGTGCGGGCGGATGCCAGGGAAACAGGCATAAGCCCTACTTTCAATACAATAGGGGAAATCAAAGGCACTGAAAAGCCGAACGAATACGTCATCCTTTCCGCGCACTTCGATTCATGGGATGGCGGAAGCGGCGCTACCGATAACGGCACAGGCACGCTGGTGATGATGGAGGCGATGCGGATACTGAAAAAAGTGTACCCCAATCCCAAACGGACGATCCTGGTGGGACACTGGGGAAGCGAAGAGCAGGGATTGAACGGCTCGCGTGCGTTTGTGGAAGACCATCCCGACATCGTGCAGAATATCCAGGCGGTGTTCAATCAGGATAATGGCACCGGAAGGGTGGTCAATTTGTCCGGCCAGGGCTTTTTGAACGCATATGAATACCTGGGTCGCTGGCTTTCCAGGGTTCCGGAGCCCATCCGTACGCCGATCGAAACAAAATTTCCCGGAACCCCCGGTACCGGCGGCTCCGATTTCGCTTCGTTCGTAGCCGCCGGCGCGCCCGCATTTTCGCTCAGTTCATTGAGCTGGTCGTACGGTACTTATACCTGGCATACCAACCGCGATACTTACGACAAGATCGTGTTCGACGATGTTCGCGGCAATGCGATCCTTGCCGCGGTGCTCGCCTACCAGGCCAGCGAAGATCCTGCCAGAACGTCGAGAGAAAAAAGCGTATTGCCCGTTGACGCGAAGGGAATGCCCGGCGCATGGCCCGAACCACGTAAGCCTGTACGGCGCGGCGGCCTGGATTAG
- a CDS encoding HAD hydrolase family protein produces the protein MTFSDIRLVATDMDGTLLNSKHEIHESFFPVFRKLKDHGIIFVAASGRQYFNLAKTLDAVKDEVIFAAENGSYVVFRDEEIHIQAIDPEITRELIVISKENKKHLSDHLREKEGLCRE, from the coding sequence ATGACATTTTCCGACATCCGGCTGGTGGCTACCGACATGGACGGTACGCTTTTGAACTCCAAACATGAAATCCACGAATCGTTTTTCCCTGTTTTCAGAAAATTAAAAGACCACGGAATCATTTTCGTGGCAGCCAGCGGTCGTCAGTACTTCAATCTCGCCAAAACCCTCGACGCGGTTAAAGACGAGGTCATTTTCGCTGCAGAAAATGGCAGTTATGTGGTTTTCCGGGATGAAGAGATCCACATTCAGGCGATCGATCCCGAAATTACCCGGGAGCTTATCGTCATCTCAAAGGAAAATAAAAAACACTTATCCGATCATTTGCGGGAAAAAGAAGGCCTATGTCGAGAATGA
- a CDS encoding UbiA family prenyltransferase: MLNRIIAFVFFANYFVGLLAVALSLETAFQLNLPLNSPVYYLLVFCTTVFYYTIAYSGPVAPKVSANPRTEWYRLHYRFVRVSQVFLFSICSGMGSWYLAKNLSSALHLPLHYWLVLLLVPLAAVLYYGLLPKSLISLNLRRTGWLKAFVIGFVWAGCVNLFPIAALRIEQGVTAGEPLLMLWLFVKNWMFCTVNAIMFDMKDYEDDANIELKTFAVRMGLRKTIYLVLVPLLLVGLISFLAFALYRHFGIPTILFNMVPFVCLLTVAFSLQRRQSILFYLIVIDGLLLVKALCGIAGSLFAHQNLHLPW, from the coding sequence ATGTTAAACAGGATCATCGCATTTGTATTTTTTGCCAATTATTTCGTCGGGCTGCTGGCGGTGGCATTATCCCTGGAAACGGCCTTTCAGCTCAACCTTCCGCTTAATTCGCCTGTCTATTATCTGCTTGTCTTCTGCACCACTGTGTTTTACTACACCATTGCCTATTCGGGGCCTGTTGCGCCCAAAGTTTCCGCCAATCCGCGCACGGAATGGTACCGCCTGCATTATCGCTTCGTGCGGGTGAGCCAGGTATTTTTATTCAGTATCTGTTCAGGAATGGGAAGCTGGTACCTGGCTAAAAATCTTTCATCCGCATTGCATTTACCATTGCATTACTGGCTGGTGCTGCTGCTCGTGCCATTGGCGGCGGTACTCTACTATGGATTGCTTCCGAAATCGCTCATTTCACTCAACCTCAGGAGAACCGGCTGGCTGAAAGCATTCGTAATCGGCTTCGTATGGGCCGGTTGCGTTAACCTTTTCCCGATAGCCGCTTTGAGGATCGAACAGGGCGTTACAGCCGGCGAACCCCTGCTGATGCTCTGGCTTTTTGTTAAAAACTGGATGTTCTGCACCGTCAACGCAATTATGTTCGATATGAAGGATTACGAGGACGACGCGAATATTGAGTTGAAGACGTTTGCGGTAAGGATGGGCCTGCGGAAAACGATTTATCTGGTGCTGGTGCCGCTTCTGCTCGTCGGGCTGATTTCCTTCCTGGCATTTGCCCTTTACCGCCATTTCGGCATTCCGACGATCCTCTTCAATATGGTGCCGTTTGTGTGCCTGCTGACTGTCGCGTTTTCGCTGCAAAGGCGGCAAAGCATTTTGTTCTACCTGATCGTGATCGACGGACTGTTGCTGGTAAAAGCTCTGTGCGGGATTGCGGGCAGTCTTTTTGCACACCAAAACCTGCATTTACCATGGTGA
- a CDS encoding HAD hydrolase family protein → MEVLQEKFRITAGQTMVFGDYLNDLEMLEKAHYSYAMANAHPDIKKIARFIAKSNDENGVVEVLSEITE, encoded by the coding sequence ATGGAGGTCTTGCAGGAAAAATTCCGGATTACTGCCGGGCAGACCATGGTTTTCGGCGACTATCTGAACGACCTCGAAATGCTCGAAAAGGCCCATTATTCCTACGCCATGGCCAATGCGCATCCGGATATCAAAAAAATAGCCCGCTTCATCGCCAAAAGCAACGATGAAAACGGGGTTGTGGAAGTCCTTTCGGAAATCACGGAGTAA
- a CDS encoding leucyl aminopeptidase family protein produces the protein MQVKIIPEPNEEVLVIRPFEQGAEPGNQRMFKGEKGELWWYSSNELWLGLGKTPKLPAITKIFRSLFFKRKDRWPVSITLDARGKSAEWVGNAVNGIVLGGYDLQLYKTEPKPLSTFFETGTLFVAADEGAIVQQSAENALKTGRVQKRIMDLMNAPSNYKKPLMLAEWGKQSGEANGYSVEVLEKDRLEDLGMHALLAVNKGSTDPPVMIVLEYIPEHYTQTVALVGKGVTFDTGGISIKPSANMHLMKSDMGGAAAVLGTVELAAQLKLPVRIVGVIPSTENVVDGSAMKPGDVIGSYAGKTIEVIDTDAEGRLILADGLHYAVKHYQPDVLIDLATLTGSIIQTLGYEAAGLFSTDDGLADALLEAGERTGERLWRLPVWDEYKEEISSDIADIKNYHGKPMAGAIVAAKFLEVFTAEHPAWAHLDIAGTAFGDIEFAPGRAGTAYGVRLLISYLSKLG, from the coding sequence ATGCAAGTTAAAATCATACCGGAGCCAAATGAAGAAGTGCTGGTCATCCGCCCTTTCGAACAAGGTGCCGAGCCGGGGAACCAGCGAATGTTCAAGGGCGAGAAAGGGGAATTATGGTGGTATTCTTCCAACGAGCTCTGGCTGGGTCTGGGCAAAACCCCGAAACTGCCTGCCATTACCAAAATATTCCGTTCGCTTTTTTTCAAAAGAAAAGACCGCTGGCCGGTCAGCATCACGCTCGACGCCCGGGGGAAATCCGCTGAATGGGTGGGAAATGCCGTAAACGGCATTGTTCTGGGAGGATATGATCTGCAATTGTACAAAACAGAGCCAAAGCCGCTAAGCACTTTCTTTGAAACCGGCACATTGTTTGTCGCGGCCGATGAAGGGGCTATCGTGCAGCAATCGGCGGAAAATGCGTTGAAAACGGGCCGGGTCCAAAAGCGTATTATGGACCTGATGAATGCGCCTTCGAACTATAAAAAGCCGTTAATGCTCGCGGAATGGGGGAAGCAGTCGGGTGAGGCGAACGGATATTCGGTTGAAGTTCTGGAAAAAGACCGCCTGGAAGACCTGGGCATGCATGCATTGCTGGCTGTGAACAAGGGAAGCACAGACCCACCGGTGATGATCGTTTTGGAATACATACCGGAACATTATACCCAAACCGTCGCGCTGGTGGGAAAAGGGGTGACGTTTGACACGGGTGGGATCTCTATTAAACCCTCGGCCAATATGCACTTAATGAAAAGCGATATGGGCGGCGCTGCTGCGGTGCTGGGTACGGTGGAGCTTGCCGCGCAATTGAAACTGCCTGTCCGCATTGTTGGCGTGATACCGTCGACGGAGAACGTCGTGGATGGTTCTGCGATGAAACCGGGCGATGTGATCGGCTCATACGCGGGCAAGACGATCGAAGTGATCGATACCGACGCCGAAGGCCGGCTGATTCTCGCCGACGGGCTGCATTACGCCGTAAAACATTATCAGCCGGACGTGCTCATCGACCTCGCCACACTTACCGGCAGTATTATCCAGACGCTCGGTTACGAAGCCGCGGGACTTTTCAGTACGGACGATGGCCTGGCGGACGCGCTCCTGGAAGCGGGCGAACGAACCGGTGAGCGGCTATGGCGGCTGCCGGTTTGGGACGAGTATAAAGAAGAAATCAGCTCGGATATCGCCGACATTAAGAATTATCATGGCAAACCAATGGCCGGAGCGATCGTGGCGGCGAAATTTCTGGAGGTTTTTACCGCGGAACACCCCGCCTGGGCCCACCTCGACATCGCCGGAACGGCCTTCGGCGATATTGAATTTGCCCCCGGCCGGGCTGGAACGGCTTACGGCGTCCGGTTATTGATTTCCTACCTTTCGAAGTTGGGGTAA
- a CDS encoding ATPase, translated as MTRTLTFLCISTYFKGNDFLRALKDAGNTVFLITAKKLEHKPWAREAVDEFFFVEEGEDGAYNMKEIITGLAYVMRSRPIDRVVALDDFDVEKAAHIREYFRIPGMGQTTGRYFRDKLAMRTKALESGILVPGFSALFNDDEINRFIEKYPGPWMIKPRSEASATGIQKLQTAEELWNTIHELGDKRHAYLVEQYKPGDVYHVDSISYNGIVIFSWNSKYLAPPFDVAHGGGIFRSVTVPFDSSEEHALQTLAVDLLKAFGLKHSASHTEVIRCHEDGKYYFLETSSRVGGAHLSEMVEASSGINLWKEWARMETSEAKGENYKLPSVRKEYSGIIISLARQEWPDLSVFNDPEIVWRMNEPHHVGLVVRSKSREKVLELMDKYAAIIQKKYHASAPAPKKATH; from the coding sequence ATGACCCGAACTCTGACTTTTCTCTGCATTTCCACTTATTTCAAAGGCAACGATTTTTTACGGGCGCTCAAAGATGCCGGAAACACGGTATTTCTGATTACCGCGAAAAAACTGGAACATAAACCATGGGCCAGAGAGGCTGTGGACGAATTTTTCTTTGTGGAGGAAGGAGAGGACGGTGCGTATAATATGAAGGAGATTATTACCGGTCTCGCGTACGTAATGCGCAGCCGCCCGATCGACCGCGTGGTGGCGCTGGATGATTTCGATGTGGAAAAGGCGGCACATATCCGCGAGTATTTCCGAATTCCCGGCATGGGACAAACAACCGGCCGCTATTTCCGCGACAAGCTCGCCATGCGTACCAAAGCGCTGGAATCGGGCATTTTGGTTCCGGGATTTTCAGCGCTTTTCAACGATGACGAAATCAACCGGTTTATTGAAAAATATCCCGGGCCCTGGATGATCAAACCCCGCTCGGAAGCGTCGGCTACCGGCATCCAGAAACTGCAAACGGCAGAGGAACTTTGGAATACCATTCACGAGCTTGGCGACAAGCGCCATGCATACCTTGTAGAACAGTACAAGCCGGGCGACGTTTACCACGTGGATTCGATCTCCTATAACGGGATCGTCATATTTTCCTGGAACAGCAAATACCTTGCCCCGCCATTCGATGTGGCGCACGGCGGAGGGATATTCCGCTCGGTTACCGTTCCGTTCGACTCCTCGGAAGAACATGCATTGCAGACCCTGGCCGTAGATCTGCTGAAAGCTTTTGGTTTGAAGCACAGTGCTTCCCATACAGAAGTGATCCGCTGCCACGAAGACGGCAAATATTATTTTCTCGAAACCTCGTCCCGCGTGGGTGGCGCACATCTCTCGGAAATGGTGGAAGCGTCGTCCGGCATTAATCTCTGGAAAGAATGGGCGCGAATGGAAACTTCCGAGGCAAAAGGTGAAAATTACAAATTGCCTTCGGTGAGGAAAGAGTATTCCGGTATTATCATTTCCCTGGCACGGCAGGAATGGCCTGATCTGTCGGTGTTCAACGATCCTGAGATCGTCTGGCGCATGAACGAGCCGCATCATGTGGGTTTGGTGGTCCGGTCCAAATCCCGCGAGAAGGTGCTTGAACTAATGGACAAATACGCTGCGATTATCCAGAAAAAATACCATGCGTCCGCGCCGGCCCCTAAAAAAGCGACGCATTGA